Genomic DNA from Ruminococcus sp. OA3:
GTCTCTGGCCGGGGCGATCGTCTCATTGAGCGGTGCGGCGATCATGCTGATCAGCCCGCAGAATCTGACCTTTGTGCTGATCGGGGCAGCGTTGAAGGGGGCGGGTGTGGGACCGATCGGGGCAACAGTCTACGCCATGATGGCGGATGCGATCGAGTACGGTCACTGGCGTACGGGAGTGCGTACAGAAGGTCTCCTGTTCAGTGCGGCAACTGTTGGATATAAGATAGGAGGAGGTCTGACAAGTGCGGGGATCGGCTTTGTACTGGAAGCCGCAGGGTTTGACGGGAAATCAGCAGTATATCAGACGGCTTCCGCACACAGTGCCATTTCTTCTCTGTACCTCCTGCTGCCCTTTGTGGCCTGGGGGCTGCTGGCAGTTCTGCTGTGGCGTTATAAACTGGACAAGGAGTATTCAGGCATTATCGGAGAACTGCAGATTGGAAAATATTCTGAAAAAGCGGTGGTTAAGCAAAAAACGCCGCAGGCAGGTCAGAAGGAACCGGTCTTTGCCGCATCTTCAGATACGGCAAAAACAAACGCTATTATCACGATCAGCCGGGAATATGGAAGCGGCGGCCATGATATCGGCAAACGTCTTGCCAGGGAACTGGGCATTCCGTTTTATGATAAGCAGCTGATATCCCTGGCAGCTAAGGAGAGCGGACTGGACGAAGCTACCTTTGAGCAGCTCAATGCGGAACTGAGCGCTTATCAGCTTTCACTTACCCTGCTTGATCCAGGCAATCAGAATGACAGGCTGTTTCTGCTTCAGTCGCAGACGATCCGCAACCTGGCACTTCAGGGCCCGTTTGTCATTGTAGGCCGGTGTGCAGACTATGTGCTGCGCGATTTTGACAATGTGGTAAATGTGTTTATCAGCAGTTCAGCTGTCAAGAAGGCTCTGCGAGAGAATGCACCGGCGGGAAAGGATACGGATCAGATCAAGCAGTGGCAGATGGTAAGTGAGATGGACAAACGCCGAAGCCTGTATTATCAGCATTATACAGGGCGTGAATGGGGAAAAGCGGAAAACTATCAGCTGTGTGTGGACAGCAGTCTGCTGGGAATGAATACCTGTAATGTAATTAAAACATATCTGGACGGCTGTGCTAAACCCGGGGAGCGCGTGGGTATCCTTTAAAATAAAATGAAAAATAATATGATGAATGATACAAATGAGTCTGTAATGCGTATAGATTACCGAATGTTAATGGAGACGGCGGCGCTGGCAGGAGAGATCATGCTCGAAAACGGAGCCGAGGCCTGCCGGGTAGAAGACACCATCAACCGCATGCTCTATACTGCAGCTTCCATATCACATGCAGAGACGGTCGTCTTGAGCACCAGTTTTGTGGCGACAGCTGCAGCAGTCGGCATGGATCCTGTGACGGCAGCCCGGAGAATAAAAAGCAAGGGGACAAACCTGAATAAGATCTGCCGTGTTAATCAGGTGTCGAGAGACTACTGCGAAGAAAAGATCTCTCTGGAACAGGTATGGATATTGCTGCAGCACATCCGGGGTGAGAAGCTGTATTCCGGAAAACTTAATTTTCTGTGTATGATCATCATAACAGCATCCTTCACGGCGCTTCTTGGCGGGACGGCATTGGATGCCGCTGCCGCGGGTCTGTGCGGCGCCGTGCTGGAACTCTGTCTGCGGGCCGGCAGGTGTACGCCGCTGCATGCGTTCATTGTGGAAATGTGTGCAGCGATGGCTTCATCGGCAGTTGCCGTCAGCTTTTTCCACTTTCTGCCCGCGGTCCGCGATGCGAATCTTATTATCATCGGGACCATGATGCCTCTTGTACCGGGTGTCGCCATTACGAATGCTGCGAGAGATACACTGCAGGGTGACTTCGTCTCGGGGTGTGCCCGCATTCTGGAGGCATTTGTCAAAGCGTTTTCAGCGGCTCTCGGGGTAGGCATCATAATTTTTCTATACAGAGCCTTAAATGGCGGAGGTTTGTAAATGTTACTGCAGAGTATATATGCACTGGCGGCAGTTACTGCATTCTGCGTTCTTCTGGAAGTACCGAAAAAGCAGGTCATGCCGGCAGGCATTGCAGGAGCTATCTGCTGGGCTTCATACCTGTTCGTATGGAACCTTACAGGGAGCACCGTATTTTCCAGCTTTCTGTCTGCGTGCGTGGTCTCTGTCTATTCCAGAATCATGGCACGGTTCAGGAGAGCGCCGGTGACGGTGTTTTTCATTCCAGGCATTCTTCCCATCGTACCGGGAGTGGCAATGTACCGGTCGGTATATTACCTGATGACGGATAACGACCTGCTCGCCAAAGAATATCTCCTGGAAGCGCTGCTGATAGCGGGTGCCATCGCTTTCTCTGTCTTTTTGACAGACTCGGTCGGCACGCTGCTGGAGGGCAGTCATACGGCCGGAGACAAGGACATCAAATGAATGACTTTCGATATTGAGTTTGTATTGCTTATGTAGTATTCTGGAATATATGGTTGACAGAAATGAATTAATCTATTATATTAGTATATAAGGCGTGGGGCGGGAAAATTTTGGTTTATGAATCAAAATGAAGAAAGGCGTACAAAATGGAATTAGAAAAAATATATACGGGAAATAAGGTCGATGTCTACCAAACATTAAAAAATGCAATACAGTATCTGTCGTTAATGCCCGGTTCAACGATCAATGAGCAGGAGCTGGCATCTGAACTGGGGGTAAGCAGAACTCCTATCCGGGAGGCACTGATCCGTCTGTCTAGTGAGACACTCATTGATATTTATCCTCAGAAGGGGACGTATGTCTCCAGGATTGACTTTGCATTTGCAAATGAAGTGGCATATATGAGACACATTCTGGATACGGAGATTTGTCTGACGCTGTGCAGGGAGAAGGTGGACCTGCACGACGCGGTGGATGAGATATTATATTTTATGCGTGCTGCGGTCAAGAAAAAAAATGTGATAGAGTATCTGAAAAAGGATCAGGAATTTCATAAGGCATTGTTTGCCTATGGAAAACACGAACTGATATGGGACATTATCTCTACATCCAGGGCACATTACAACCGCTTCGTGATCCTGGATCTTCAGCTGGATGGGAAACTGGAAAACTCCTATCAGCAGCACTGCGAAATCCTGGATTCCATCGCTTCCGGAGATGAAAAGAAACTGCTTGAAATATTAGATGTTCATCATGATCATACGGGAGTTGATTATGAGATGATACAGAAAAATTTTCCTGCTTATTTTGAAGCTTAGGAGAGTGCTTCGGATTATTACAAATGCGTAGTTAAGACTGTTGAAGAGCAGTTATTACTTTAGTTCAAAAGATAGTGAAGAGACAGGGTGCGAGCCCTGTCTCTTTAATATGGGCGTAATTACTAAACGACAGGTTGATAAAGAGCCTTTTTAGTTTTCAAATCCTGCAACATTATAATATTTGCGAAATACCATCGGTGTGACTAAATTTTTAGACTTAAATGCCCGTATAAAGTGCGTGCTGCTCGTAAATCCGCATTCTTCGGAGATTTGCTGTATATTGAGTGTGGATTCGATGAGCAGTGTTTTGGCATTCTGCAGCTGAAGTGATAAAAGATAGCTGTGTGGGGAAGAACCCATCTGCCGTTTAAAAAGCCTGGAAAAATACTGTGGATTCAGAGAAACATGATTCGCTATTTCCTCAATGGAAGGAGCCTTCCGGTAATACTGTGACATGTAGCGGACAGCAGACCGGATGGAAGATGATTCTCTGGACGGATTTTGTACAGTTAATCTGGTCAGGATATCATAGATATAAGAGGACAGGCGGTGTTCGCTGATTTCTTTATTTTTAATGTGATTCAAAATATCTCCAAGCAGCAATGAAATCTCAGATTTTCCGGAATGACAGACTCCATCCTGTGATAGAAGATCGCAATAAAGAGGGGTAAGACCACCTTCAAAGTGAAGCCACTGGAACGTTACCTGCTTTTCTGCCCAATATTGGTGGGGGCGGCTGCAGTCAAAAAAAACAACGTCGTCGGTTCTGGCTGTCTGGTGCCTGCCGTCATACTGTACATGAAGTTCTCCTTCGAGGACGTACAGTATTAAATAAAACTGAGGATAATCGTTTGGTCTGCTGACCCGGTAAGGGGGAACACAGGTATAGACCGCTCCGAAAAAAGGATAAAACAGGTGCATTCTTGCAAAATCAGAAGGATCATGAAAATAAATCCCTTTTTTTTCGATGATTCCGGCTTCCTTAGCAATTGGTTGAAGTTTATAAGTTGGCATAGTACCTCCTGAAAGGTCAAAAAATGTATATAAATAGTAAGTAGCGTATGATGAATTAGGCTTCCAAATATTTTATACTGTTTTAAAACACAGGTATAAGAGTATTTTATCATGAAAATCAAAAATGTACAGTCATTATCTGCTTCTGACTTGCAATTTGGAAAAAGATAAAAATGTTATATTTTTGAGTAAAAGTAAAGAAAGGAAGTTAAAAAATGAGCAACGGTACAGAAACGTCTAAAAGAGGAGAAGAACTTTTCAGAGAGCAGTTCCTTTACAAGCATCCGGAAGTGGCAAAAATGCAGACGGAGTTAAAGTTTTCTGACGAGGAAAAGTCAATTCTGCGGCAGTTGGCTGAAAAAGTGGCGTATATAGCGGAAACGGATGCCATGAAACTGAAAAAAAAATTGTGGACTGAGAATCATGATTTGAAGAGCAGTACCCCCGTTATATTTGTGGATCCGGAAAATGGCTGGAATGAAATCATGACGGATGAGGTTATTTTTTGCAGGGATCCACTTGCGAGAACCTGGGAAAATCTGCTCAGGAAAAAAATATATTCGGCGGAAGTTATTAAGGATGATACGGTTATCACAAAGGATTTTAATGTACCGTGGTATTGGACGGATGATGGCTTTGGTATCAACCCTGTCATTGAATATGCGGATATGAAGGGCGGAGCCTATCATGTCCTGGCTGCAATTGAAAATTATGAAGAGGATTTTGAAAAGCTGCATTTTCCAAAATTGACAATTGACAGAGAAAAAAGTTTTCAGATCATGGAATGTGCGAAAGATGTATTCGGGGATATTTTAAACTGCAGATTTTCCATGAAGTGGCACTGGGATGATTCGTTCCTGTGCAATTATGTTGAACTGCGTGGTATGGAAGATTTTATGTGTGATTTTGTGACAGACCCGGAATGGGTGAACCGCATGATGCAATTTTTGACGGATGGAGTTATCAAAAGATTTGACTGGCTGAAGGAACAGGGCTTATTATCTTTGAATAACGATGATACATACCTGGGGACTGGGGGACAGGGTTATACCACTGATCTGCCTGCTTCAGATTTTGCCGGAAAAGTGCGGACCACAGATATGTGGCTGACACTCCAGGCACAGGAAACGGTATCTGTAAATCCGGATATGTTTGGGGAGTACGTACTGCCACATTTTATTCGTCTGGCTGAACGCTTTGGGCTTGCCCATTATGGTTGCTGCGAACCTTTCGATGTGAGATGGGAATATTTAAAACAGATTCCAAATCTGCGTCATGTATCCGTATCTCCGTGGGCAAAGTACCACCTGGTCCCAGAGCTTCTTGGTAAACAATATGTGGCCAGTGTGAAATTAAAACCGACACCGCTTGCCATGTCAACCATGAATGAGGAGCATGTAAGAAATGAGTGCCGCAGAGCAGTCGAGGAAACATTTGGCGGTATCTGTGAATTTGTTATGAAGGATAACCACACCATTGGGAATAATCCCGATAATCTGATCCGCTGGACGCAGATTATGAGGGAAGAGATTTGTAGAAAATATTAAAACTTAATAGCATTTATGAACTGACGTGGTATAATAAAAAACAAGTTTGAAAATGAAAGACTTAGGGGAAACGTGATATGGACAAAAAAATATGGGAAACCTGCGTGGCATTTCACGGCCACGAATGCGGCGGACTGACGATCGGATACAAGGCGGCAATGTATGCGATCAGGCTATTAGAGCTTGCTCCTGGCAACGGTGAGAAATCATGCTGCATCTCTGAGGATGAGCAGGTAGTATGTATAGCTGAAAATGATGCCTGCGGCATTGATGCGATTCAGGTAATACTGGGCTGCAGTGCCGGCAAGGGTAATCTGCTGTTTCACATGAGGGGGAAACAGGCATTTTCCTTCTACAACAGAAACACCGGAAAATCCGTCCGCCTTGTGCTGAAACCCCGCCCGGAAGGGATGACCAGGGAGGAATCTTTTGCATATTATCAGGGGCATGGGCCGGAAGAACTGTTTGATGTAAAAGAGACTGCGATCCCACTCCCGGAAAAAGCGAGAATCTTCAGGTCTCTGACCTGCAGCTGCTGCGGTGAGACGGCGTCTGAGAATATGATGCGTCTCGAAGGAGATCAGATCCTGTGTCTGGATTGTTATGATTCTTATGACCGGTTCAGGGTCTGAACATAAAAAGACCAGAGACAGTATCTATCTGTCTCTGGTCTTTTTTATATCACTGCTCTGTAAAATGTTATGGTCAGTCTTCAGCTTCGTTAACTTCGCTCTCTTCAGCTTCTGTGTTCTTAACATAATCTGAAATATGGAAAATCATGGCGTCTTCCGGTGTTATGAACTGAACATCTTTATTTTCCGGCAATACCAGGTCTTTTACATGCATGACTTTTATCTCAGGTGCGAGTTTTTCAAAATCAATAATGATCGTATCCAGAAGATTGGACGGGTCAGCCTTGTAGCTGATTTCGGAAAGATCCTGTTCCACTATACCCTGTACACAGTCTGAATTTTCCAGTTTCACCTGCACGGAAGTAGAAATCACCTCACCGTGGACTAATGCCTGAAGGTCAAATGCCATGACCTGTTTTTTCATTGAATTATAATCAATACTTTTGACGACAGCATTCGTCTTTTCACTTCCAAGGTCCAGAATTACCTGAGAACCCTCCCCATTTTTTTTGATAAACTGCAGTACGTCTGCTTCGGCAAACTGAAGCGGAACGGATTCATCCATTCCCTTTCCGAACAGTACGCCAGGAGCGAAGCCTTCACGTCTTAATTTCTTTGCTTTTATTTCCGGGTTTCTTTTTTCTGCTTTCAATGTAGTCATATCTGATACCTCCTGTAATCATGTGATATGTTACCGCACATAACAAAAAACAAAAAGAACTCTCTCTACAGGTGTAGTTATGAGCTCTTTAAAGCAAAGTTCTGTATGCACCTCTATATTATAGCACCTGAAACAGAAATTTATATGTATTTTCTGTGAAAAAACGTTATTCTATAGTATCATTTAAAGATGTTATAAAAGAAATATCCGGGATTCTCAGATATTTCGCCTCATAAAGGCTGTATTTTTCTATAACAAAACGCCGGACAACACGCAGTATATGACTGTAACATTCAGAAAGGCCGTTCGCAAAGCCCTCCACGTCACCCGTATGCAGGCAGTCAAACGCGCGGAGACTTTTTTCATTTATCAGGCTGGTACTGTCATGTTTGCTGCGGTAAAATGCAAAATAGAATCCGAAGTGTGAGAGATTTCCCAGCTCTCCCAGAATTACTTTTAAGGGATGCAGATTCAGCCGGTCCAGAATGAGCTGCAGAATATCTGCGAGAGGAATGTTATCAGGTTCTTTAAACCTGTGAGCGACCGCCTCCAGGTCCTGGGGTGTAATATGAGGTGCGGCGCATGTGGCAGCCGGACGTATGGCAAATACAAGGAACTGAAGTGCGTACAGATACAGAAGGGTGGTCCGCTTGCTTGTTTGATTCTGCAGAGGACGGAATACAACGGAATCGTTCGGAATCAGGGCGACGGTTCCCCTGGAGTTCAACGTCTTGCTGAAGCCTAAACGTGCAGTCTCGGTAAGGGCTTTGCGAATCGTAAAGACGGACACCCCATATTGGCGTGCAAGTTCTGCTTCATGTGGAATATAGGCATTTGCCGGATAAAAGCCGGTTCCGATTTTATTTATCAGATCGCGGACGATACGCGTGTAATAGTAATCCTGACCGCGCAGTGCGCTCCAGGCAAAGACCGGAGTATCCTGCTTGGGACAGTCCGGAAACCGGGTTTCCAGCTGTTTCAGGCATCTGGCGGTTAATCTGGCCGTGTCCTCGTACAGCTGGTTGAATGGGCCGTGGATCTGGTCCGGATCGTTTGTGCACAATAAATTAATCAGCGGGATCATGCGGGGGGCAAGTCCTGAGAAGGAGATGTCTGTGAAAGCCTGCTGTTCTTCTGTGAAAAAGCTCATCTGGCTGTACAGTTCAAATGCTGCATAGACATCGCCAAACAGTGAATTGCCGCTGGAGCAGAGAACGTCCTTGAACAGGTCAGAGACGGTGCGCCATTCGCTGATAGTCGGCTGCAAGAGTCCTGATTTTAAAAGCTGCCTGTAATGGGGCTGTTCTTTGACGGCACATCCCTCCGCTGAAAAAGCGATCAGCGGAGGAATCAGCAATACCATTGTCTGGTAGATCTGCAAAATCCCGTCGCGCTGTGACAGTACAGATTTTATCATGGCAGAAGAACTTCTGTCCGGGTGCTCGTAGCACACCAATGGTGCAGTGCGGGGCTCAATACGGATAAACCCATCCTGCTTCAATGCATTTAAGACCTCCGAGACAGTGCGGATGCTGACCTGGTAGTTTTTACAGAGCTGCCTGCCTGAAGGCAGATGTTTTCCCTGCTGCAATTGTCCGCTTTTGATTCTGCCCTTCAGATCGTTGTATACATAAGAAAAACGAGTGTCTTTATTCTTCACTACTTTTCCTCCTGCCCATTATGACATAGAATAACTAAAATACTGTAATTTTTCAATTAATTGTGGTCATCAGCGGTCACAAACATTCAGATGTGAGGCCGGTGCGGCTTCTATAATCCGGGGTCCGGCGTGACCAGAGACCTGGCTTCAGGGAGGCCCCGGCCAACCATAAAATCGCGTACAAATTCAAAAACGTGGCAGTAACATAAAGAAAGCTGCCTGGAAAAGGCTTCGGCACCCTTTGTATTCAGCAGGTCTAACGCCTGCAGGCACATCTGATTCAATGTATTGGAAGAACGATTTCCA
This window encodes:
- a CDS encoding cytidylate kinase family protein, with protein sequence MKNTVENRQNDAVKIRIGEKVAYGSGDVACNVVFALTMSLATYFYTNVIGMSAALVGTILMLSRLFDGASDVIIGLLVDKTKSRFGKARAWVLWMTVPYGLSAVLMFMVPADATTVVQAIYVFITYNFAVTIVYTALNLPYGTLAALMTRDQNERSLLNVFRMSMAPAGNLVVTALTLPLINRLGGDQKAWVTVTVIYAVIAMILLMVCFFGCKERVHIPAVPDDEKVSMGMSFRCMLSNKYWWMVTLMFFGWSVYTTLNGTMLTYYSQYQLGNNELMSIISIVEKLPSILVTIAIAPFIKKFGKRNLSLAGAIVSLSGAAIMLISPQNLTFVLIGAALKGAGVGPIGATVYAMMADAIEYGHWRTGVRTEGLLFSAATVGYKIGGGLTSAGIGFVLEAAGFDGKSAVYQTASAHSAISSLYLLLPFVAWGLLAVLLWRYKLDKEYSGIIGELQIGKYSEKAVVKQKTPQAGQKEPVFAASSDTAKTNAIITISREYGSGGHDIGKRLARELGIPFYDKQLISLAAKESGLDEATFEQLNAELSAYQLSLTLLDPGNQNDRLFLLQSQTIRNLALQGPFVIVGRCADYVLRDFDNVVNVFISSSAVKKALRENAPAGKDTDQIKQWQMVSEMDKRRSLYYQHYTGREWGKAENYQLCVDSSLLGMNTCNVIKTYLDGCAKPGERVGIL
- a CDS encoding threonine/serine exporter family protein; amino-acid sequence: MMNDTNESVMRIDYRMLMETAALAGEIMLENGAEACRVEDTINRMLYTAASISHAETVVLSTSFVATAAAVGMDPVTAARRIKSKGTNLNKICRVNQVSRDYCEEKISLEQVWILLQHIRGEKLYSGKLNFLCMIIITASFTALLGGTALDAAAAGLCGAVLELCLRAGRCTPLHAFIVEMCAAMASSAVAVSFFHFLPAVRDANLIIIGTMMPLVPGVAITNAARDTLQGDFVSGCARILEAFVKAFSAALGVGIIIFLYRALNGGGL
- a CDS encoding threonine/serine exporter family protein yields the protein MLLQSIYALAAVTAFCVLLEVPKKQVMPAGIAGAICWASYLFVWNLTGSTVFSSFLSACVVSVYSRIMARFRRAPVTVFFIPGILPIVPGVAMYRSVYYLMTDNDLLAKEYLLEALLIAGAIAFSVFLTDSVGTLLEGSHTAGDKDIK
- a CDS encoding GntR family transcriptional regulator; this translates as MELEKIYTGNKVDVYQTLKNAIQYLSLMPGSTINEQELASELGVSRTPIREALIRLSSETLIDIYPQKGTYVSRIDFAFANEVAYMRHILDTEICLTLCREKVDLHDAVDEILYFMRAAVKKKNVIEYLKKDQEFHKALFAYGKHELIWDIISTSRAHYNRFVILDLQLDGKLENSYQQHCEILDSIASGDEKKLLEILDVHHDHTGVDYEMIQKNFPAYFEA
- a CDS encoding AraC family transcriptional regulator, with product MPTYKLQPIAKEAGIIEKKGIYFHDPSDFARMHLFYPFFGAVYTCVPPYRVSRPNDYPQFYLILYVLEGELHVQYDGRHQTARTDDVVFFDCSRPHQYWAEKQVTFQWLHFEGGLTPLYCDLLSQDGVCHSGKSEISLLLGDILNHIKNKEISEHRLSSYIYDILTRLTVQNPSRESSSIRSAVRYMSQYYRKAPSIEEIANHVSLNPQYFSRLFKRQMGSSPHSYLLSLQLQNAKTLLIESTLNIQQISEECGFTSSTHFIRAFKSKNLVTPMVFRKYYNVAGFEN
- a CDS encoding FmdE family protein is translated as MDKKIWETCVAFHGHECGGLTIGYKAAMYAIRLLELAPGNGEKSCCISEDEQVVCIAENDACGIDAIQVILGCSAGKGNLLFHMRGKQAFSFYNRNTGKSVRLVLKPRPEGMTREESFAYYQGHGPEELFDVKETAIPLPEKARIFRSLTCSCCGETASENMMRLEGDQILCLDCYDSYDRFRV
- a CDS encoding 50S ribosomal protein L25; translation: MTTLKAEKRNPEIKAKKLRREGFAPGVLFGKGMDESVPLQFAEADVLQFIKKNGEGSQVILDLGSEKTNAVVKSIDYNSMKKQVMAFDLQALVHGEVISTSVQVKLENSDCVQGIVEQDLSEISYKADPSNLLDTIIIDFEKLAPEIKVMHVKDLVLPENKDVQFITPEDAMIFHISDYVKNTEAEESEVNEAED
- a CDS encoding GntR family transcriptional regulator gives rise to the protein MKNKDTRFSYVYNDLKGRIKSGQLQQGKHLPSGRQLCKNYQVSIRTVSEVLNALKQDGFIRIEPRTAPLVCYEHPDRSSSAMIKSVLSQRDGILQIYQTMVLLIPPLIAFSAEGCAVKEQPHYRQLLKSGLLQPTISEWRTVSDLFKDVLCSSGNSLFGDVYAAFELYSQMSFFTEEQQAFTDISFSGLAPRMIPLINLLCTNDPDQIHGPFNQLYEDTARLTARCLKQLETRFPDCPKQDTPVFAWSALRGQDYYYTRIVRDLINKIGTGFYPANAYIPHEAELARQYGVSVFTIRKALTETARLGFSKTLNSRGTVALIPNDSVVFRPLQNQTSKRTTLLYLYALQFLVFAIRPAATCAAPHITPQDLEAVAHRFKEPDNIPLADILQLILDRLNLHPLKVILGELGNLSHFGFYFAFYRSKHDSTSLINEKSLRAFDCLHTGDVEGFANGLSECYSHILRVVRRFVIEKYSLYEAKYLRIPDISFITSLNDTIE